A portion of the Blastopirellula sediminis genome contains these proteins:
- a CDS encoding DUF4129 domain-containing protein has translation MSALRTCRNVAPILLLFSLVAVAGAQEWWENERAKGHVEEPVATTKEELSQLPSAAWYDAEKDGLARVEVTPPPTNDYRPSPPTPPSPTKRWSWWPDFSWMSALFDGGLWSLASIMLYTLVLVILGVIAYLIYRYFENEDPLSTGSNDRKRPEEFDTTTQVDRLESLPFQVKRPDSDLLAEARRCYDNGDFNEAIVYLFSYELVELDKRQFIRLAKGKTNGQYLREVRKNHALEDILEVTMRAFEDVFFGQRTLSRAGFERCWTQLEPFRQQLSGVVR, from the coding sequence CGCGCCGATCCTTTTGCTCTTTTCGCTGGTCGCCGTTGCCGGCGCACAAGAGTGGTGGGAAAACGAACGAGCCAAAGGGCACGTCGAAGAGCCTGTGGCGACGACCAAAGAAGAGCTTTCGCAGTTGCCATCGGCCGCGTGGTACGACGCCGAAAAAGATGGCTTGGCCCGCGTCGAGGTGACTCCTCCTCCGACCAACGACTATCGTCCCTCTCCGCCGACCCCTCCGTCGCCGACGAAACGCTGGAGCTGGTGGCCCGATTTTTCGTGGATGAGCGCCCTGTTTGACGGCGGGCTCTGGTCGCTGGCGTCGATTATGTTGTACACGCTGGTGCTGGTCATCTTGGGTGTGATCGCCTATTTGATCTACCGCTACTTTGAGAACGAAGATCCTCTCTCCACCGGATCGAACGATCGCAAGCGGCCGGAAGAGTTCGACACAACGACGCAAGTCGATCGGCTCGAGAGCCTGCCGTTCCAGGTAAAGCGCCCTGACTCAGACTTGTTGGCCGAAGCGCGACGCTGCTACGACAATGGCGATTTCAACGAGGCGATCGTCTACTTGTTCAGCTACGAGCTGGTCGAGCTCGACAAGCGGCAGTTTATTCGCCTGGCGAAGGGAAAGACCAACGGGCAGTACCTGCGAGAAGTTCGCAAGAACCACGCGCTCGAGGATATCCTGGAGGTGACGATGCGTGCGTTCGAGGACGTCTTCTTCGGACAGCGAACGCTCTCCCGCGCTGGATTCGAACGTTGCTGGACGCAATTGGAGCCGTTTCGCCAACAACTAAGCGGAGTGGTGCGATGA
- a CDS encoding DUF4350 domain-containing protein, producing the protein MNSNLIRFVLSLAVALACVVAGCSSKEVKVPAQYGARNGYQKTSSVNGTHVLGELFRHAGYSVRTAERLSPRIEESDVIVWAPDSFSPPSPDVRKYLEEWLETQPGRTLIYIDRDFDASIEYWNAMLEQATPEQLLTAQREKGIAQHNFDQISAGAANKFDCAWYSVERNLPTRRPKRLTGRWTQGVDAAQTDIVLRSRIALSEEWEKEDDFGLAEKLPNSEVVLSTLDGKDPIVLLYTDDYDFGTQLIVVNGGSFLLNQPLVNHEHRKLAASLIEECGYGETVTFLESGDGGVEIITANEVSAGRSGWEWLTVWPISPLGLHIALLLIVFCFAAFPIFGRPKRLPEVRSSDFQKHIGALGELLEATDDYDYAQLRVRQYQQIARGDTVYRRVGRARVKP; encoded by the coding sequence ATGAATTCGAACTTGATTCGCTTCGTCCTGTCGCTGGCCGTTGCGCTGGCTTGCGTCGTCGCCGGCTGTTCTTCGAAGGAAGTGAAGGTCCCCGCGCAGTATGGCGCTCGCAACGGCTATCAAAAGACGTCGAGCGTAAACGGTACGCATGTCTTGGGCGAGCTGTTTCGTCACGCCGGTTATTCGGTCCGCACCGCCGAACGACTCTCTCCCCGCATTGAGGAGAGCGACGTGATCGTTTGGGCGCCTGATTCTTTCTCGCCCCCGTCCCCCGATGTGCGCAAGTACTTGGAAGAATGGCTCGAAACGCAGCCGGGACGGACGCTCATCTACATTGACCGCGACTTCGACGCGTCGATTGAATATTGGAACGCGATGCTGGAGCAGGCGACTCCGGAGCAACTGTTAACGGCGCAGCGCGAAAAAGGAATCGCCCAGCACAACTTCGATCAGATTTCGGCCGGCGCCGCCAATAAGTTCGACTGCGCTTGGTACTCGGTCGAGCGGAACTTGCCGACGCGGCGGCCGAAGCGACTGACCGGACGTTGGACGCAAGGAGTCGACGCCGCGCAGACCGATATCGTGTTGCGATCGCGAATTGCGCTGTCGGAAGAGTGGGAGAAAGAGGACGATTTCGGCCTGGCCGAGAAGCTTCCGAACAGCGAGGTCGTGTTGTCGACGCTAGACGGCAAAGATCCGATCGTTTTGCTTTATACGGACGACTATGACTTTGGCACGCAACTGATCGTCGTCAACGGCGGCTCCTTCCTGCTGAATCAACCGCTGGTGAATCATGAGCATCGCAAGCTGGCCGCCAGTTTGATAGAAGAATGCGGCTACGGAGAGACCGTGACGTTTCTCGAATCGGGAGACGGCGGCGTCGAGATTATCACCGCCAACGAAGTTTCGGCAGGCCGGTCTGGCTGGGAATGGTTGACCGTCTGGCCGATCAGCCCGTTGGGACTGCATATCGCATTGCTGCTGATCGTCTTCTGTTTTGCCGCGTTTCCGATCTTCGGTCGGCCGAAGCGATTGCCGGAAGTGCGATCTTCCGATTTTCAAAAACATATCGGCGCTTTGGGCGAATTGCTGGAAGCGACCGACGACTACGACTACGCCCAGTTACGCGTTCGCCAATACCAACAGATCGCCCGCGGCGATACCGTCTATCGACGCGTTGGTCGCGCCCGCGTGAAACCTTAG
- a CDS encoding AAA family ATPase has protein sequence MSSPSSDTIEFACSACNKSLRVPSSAAGKKAKCPDCGSVQVIPDSSAAKYAAAEEKFSMPTGSVNTPPPARSEKPSGPALSPTQVGAFRSTIEGHHAEEGSDTRTRQLFKKITREVSKIYVGQDELVLGTLTALFSSGHVLIESAPGLGKTLFVRTLGRVLGCQFGRVQFTADLMPSDITGAPIFDMKTNEFRFRPGPIFTQLLLADEINRSPAKTHAALLEIMQEFRVTVDGTSHKIERPFLVLATQNPIESEGTYNLPEAQLDRFMFKLRLNYPAIDEEAEILRMHSRQEDINRRLEEELAVVTSPEEILEITQLNSDVIVDDKLIDYINKIVRLTREWPQFHMGASPRAGITLMQGARTLAAFSGRNYAVPDDVVQIAIPTLRHRVILSAEAEVEGHDVDDLLTELIRTVEVPRL, from the coding sequence ATGAGTTCGCCATCTTCCGATACGATCGAGTTCGCTTGTTCCGCCTGTAATAAGTCGCTGCGCGTCCCTAGTTCGGCAGCCGGTAAAAAGGCGAAGTGCCCGGATTGCGGTTCGGTACAAGTGATTCCTGACAGTTCGGCCGCCAAATACGCCGCCGCCGAAGAGAAGTTTTCGATGCCGACCGGTTCGGTCAATACGCCGCCGCCGGCGAGGTCTGAGAAGCCTTCCGGTCCGGCATTGTCTCCGACGCAGGTCGGCGCGTTTCGCTCGACGATTGAAGGGCATCACGCCGAGGAAGGGAGCGATACCCGCACGCGGCAGCTGTTCAAGAAGATCACCCGCGAGGTCAGCAAGATCTACGTCGGCCAGGACGAACTGGTCCTGGGGACGTTGACGGCGCTCTTCTCCAGCGGTCACGTCTTGATCGAAAGTGCGCCGGGGCTCGGCAAGACGCTCTTCGTCCGGACGCTGGGACGCGTGCTCGGCTGTCAATTCGGCCGCGTGCAGTTCACGGCTGACTTGATGCCATCGGACATCACCGGCGCGCCGATCTTCGACATGAAGACGAACGAGTTTCGCTTTCGCCCCGGGCCGATCTTTACGCAGTTATTGCTTGCGGACGAAATCAACCGCTCGCCGGCCAAGACGCACGCGGCGCTGTTGGAAATCATGCAGGAGTTTCGCGTGACGGTCGACGGCACCAGCCACAAGATCGAGCGGCCGTTCCTAGTGCTGGCGACGCAAAACCCGATCGAGTCGGAAGGTACCTACAATCTGCCGGAAGCGCAGCTCGACCGTTTCATGTTCAAGCTGCGGCTCAATTATCCCGCGATTGACGAGGAGGCCGAAATCCTGCGGATGCATAGCCGCCAGGAAGATATCAACCGTCGGCTGGAAGAAGAGTTGGCAGTGGTGACGTCGCCGGAGGAAATTCTGGAAATCACTCAGCTCAACAGCGACGTAATCGTCGACGACAAGCTGATCGACTACATCAACAAGATCGTCCGCCTGACCCGCGAATGGCCGCAGTTTCACATGGGGGCATCGCCGCGTGCGGGCATCACGCTGATGCAAGGGGCGCGGACCTTGGCGGCCTTCAGTGGCCGCAACTACGCAGTGCCGGACGACGTGGTGCAGATCGCGATTCCGACCTTGCGCCATCGCGTCATTCTGTCGGCCGAAGCGGAAGTGGAAGGACATGACGTCGACGACCTGCTGACCGAACTGATTCGGACCGTGGAGGTTCCGCGGCTGTGA
- a CDS encoding DUF58 domain-containing protein codes for MMFVIFAAPLLFYARFWRIYPTRLMALLFAAPLLASVGVLFSPFVLLVALALDGLIILVGWLDLVTLPQRKHLSAERETLRIASLQKKHRVSLLIENRSPFRLSLAVRDDVPQEFTALPEEFQMELDPHSRATVHYEFEPSSRGAFTLEYVYIQVTSFFRLWRKYVRVPVETEIKVYPDMKQLSEYAILARTNRLSLMGVRRTRKVGQDHDFERLRDYTPDDNYKHIDWRTTARRRKLTVREFQSSQSQRIIFLIDCGRMMTNEADGISLLDHSLNAMLMMSYVALRQGDSVGAICFSNEVLSYVPPRSGANQMNHLLHASYDRFPQLVESRYDSAFMYLRTHCQKRSLVVMISNVIDEVNAHQIEQYLGTIVGRHLPLGILLRDHRLFDAADSEKLYGRNLFEAAAAAEILTWRHQVLTDLAHRGVMAMDVFPEDLTANLVNQYLEIKARHLL; via the coding sequence ATGATGTTCGTCATCTTCGCGGCGCCGCTGTTGTTCTACGCACGCTTCTGGCGGATCTATCCGACTCGCTTGATGGCGTTGTTGTTCGCTGCGCCGCTGTTGGCGTCCGTCGGCGTCTTGTTTAGCCCGTTTGTGCTGCTGGTCGCCTTGGCGCTCGACGGTTTGATCATTCTGGTCGGTTGGCTCGATCTGGTGACGTTGCCGCAGCGGAAACATTTGTCGGCCGAACGGGAGACGCTACGAATCGCGTCGCTGCAAAAGAAGCATCGCGTCTCCCTCTTGATCGAAAACAGGAGTCCTTTTCGGCTGTCGCTCGCGGTTCGGGACGACGTGCCGCAGGAGTTCACTGCGCTGCCGGAAGAGTTTCAAATGGAACTCGATCCGCATAGTCGCGCTACGGTCCACTACGAGTTTGAACCAAGCTCTCGCGGCGCCTTTACGCTCGAGTACGTCTATATCCAGGTCACCAGCTTTTTCCGCTTGTGGCGGAAGTACGTTCGCGTCCCGGTCGAGACGGAGATCAAAGTCTATCCCGACATGAAGCAGTTGTCGGAATACGCGATTCTGGCTCGCACGAACCGCTTGAGCCTGATGGGAGTTCGGCGCACGCGAAAGGTCGGGCAAGACCACGACTTTGAACGTCTCCGCGACTACACGCCCGACGATAACTACAAACATATCGACTGGCGCACGACGGCGCGCCGCCGCAAGCTGACCGTGCGGGAGTTTCAAAGCAGCCAATCGCAGCGGATCATCTTTTTGATCGACTGCGGCCGCATGATGACCAACGAAGCGGATGGGATCAGTCTGCTCGATCACTCGCTCAACGCGATGTTGATGATGAGCTACGTGGCGCTGCGGCAAGGAGACTCGGTTGGCGCGATCTGCTTCTCGAACGAAGTGCTGTCGTACGTTCCGCCGCGAAGCGGAGCGAACCAGATGAACCATCTGCTGCATGCGTCGTACGATCGCTTTCCGCAACTGGTCGAATCGCGTTACGACTCGGCGTTCATGTATCTGCGAACGCATTGTCAGAAACGATCGCTGGTGGTGATGATCTCCAACGTGATCGACGAAGTGAACGCCCATCAGATCGAGCAATATCTCGGCACGATCGTCGGGCGTCATTTGCCGCTAGGAATTTTGCTCCGCGATCATCGTTTGTTCGATGCCGCGGACAGCGAGAAGCTCTACGGCCGCAACCTGTTTGAAGCGGCGGCTGCTGCCGAGATTCTTACTTGGCGTCACCAGGTGCTGACCGATCTGGCCCATCGCGGCGTGATGGCGATGGACGTCTTTCCGGAAGATCTGACCGCAAACCTGGTCAATCAGTATCTCGAGATCAAAGCTCGCCACCTACTTTGA
- a CDS encoding amidohydrolase family protein, whose translation MPVTRYALLLPLLLPAFAFAQDSGIEPAAFDGRDGRNLALDQFFPQPKLKVAETKLEQAKFPVIDAHTHFRYRLRSSPEQLDDFVAVMDKQQIAICVSLDGRLGDEFDEHSKFLWTKYPNRFLIYANIDWQGDGDPDKPETWDCQRPDFGRRMALALADAKKKGASGLKLFKQFGLGYKDADGSLLKIDDPRWDPIWKACGELGLPVIIHTADPAAFFDPIDETNERWEELHRHPDWHFPTDKFPTREALLEARNRVIARHPNTTFIGAHFANNSEDLATVAKWLDAYPNLVIEPASRISELGRQPYTSRAFFLKYSDRILFGTDGPWPELRLTYYWRFLETYDEYFPYSEKPFPPQGFWRIYGIGLPDDVLKKVYYENACRIIPHAQEKLDNWRKEQTAVTESK comes from the coding sequence ATGCCCGTCACCCGCTACGCCCTTCTCTTGCCGCTTCTTCTACCTGCTTTCGCATTCGCGCAAGACTCTGGAATTGAACCTGCCGCGTTTGACGGCCGGGACGGACGCAACTTGGCGCTCGATCAGTTCTTTCCGCAGCCGAAGTTGAAAGTCGCCGAAACGAAGCTCGAACAGGCGAAGTTCCCCGTGATCGACGCCCATACCCACTTTCGCTATCGACTTCGCAGTTCGCCGGAGCAACTGGACGATTTCGTCGCAGTGATGGACAAGCAGCAGATCGCGATCTGCGTCAGCTTGGACGGACGCTTAGGAGACGAATTCGACGAGCATTCCAAATTCCTTTGGACGAAATACCCCAACCGCTTCCTGATCTACGCCAACATCGATTGGCAAGGGGACGGCGATCCAGACAAGCCCGAGACGTGGGATTGTCAGCGCCCCGACTTTGGTCGCCGGATGGCTCTCGCTCTGGCCGATGCGAAAAAGAAAGGGGCGAGCGGCCTAAAGCTCTTCAAGCAATTCGGTCTCGGCTACAAAGACGCCGACGGCTCTTTGCTGAAGATCGATGATCCCCGCTGGGATCCGATCTGGAAGGCATGCGGCGAACTTGGTCTGCCGGTGATCATTCACACCGCCGATCCGGCCGCCTTCTTCGATCCGATTGACGAAACGAACGAACGTTGGGAAGAACTCCACCGCCATCCCGATTGGCACTTTCCGACCGATAAGTTTCCGACGCGCGAAGCGCTCTTGGAAGCTCGCAATCGCGTGATCGCGCGGCATCCTAACACCACCTTCATCGGCGCCCACTTCGCCAACAACTCGGAAGATCTGGCGACCGTCGCAAAGTGGCTTGACGCCTATCCGAACCTGGTGATCGAACCGGCGTCCCGCATCAGCGAACTGGGGCGTCAGCCTTACACGTCGCGCGCCTTCTTCCTAAAGTACTCCGATCGAATCCTGTTCGGCACCGACGGCCCTTGGCCCGAACTCCGTCTGACCTACTACTGGCGATTCCTGGAAACGTACGACGAGTACTTTCCCTATTCCGAAAAGCCGTTTCCGCCGCAAGGCTTTTGGCGGATTTACGGCATCGGCTTGCCCGACGACGTGCTGAAAAAGGTCTACTACGAGAACGCGTGTCGCATCATTCCGCACGCGCAGGAGAAGCTCGACAATTGGCGGAAAGAGCAAACCGCCGTCACCGAATCAAAGTAG
- a CDS encoding GNAT family N-acetyltransferase: MFKIHSAKPEDAAEIAALIHSSTNSWYLSHGRDKIFLCPPEDCGLFPEVYEDLDPGCCLIAQSEANGKIIGSCFYHPRKTHISLGIMNASSEFSGAGIASSLLDDIIGIADDRELPLRLVSSAMNLDSFSLYSRRFFHPYAVYQDMYFRVPSGGGLHLMDLPVERVRPATMDDVAAIDRLELEIWQTSREGDWRYMIENERGYWHCSVIERNGEITGAMASIGHPASNMIGPGVGTSSIEIAALIVAELNQYPGKMPVALIPSDNPKLVAIMYALGGRNCELHLAQAYDRPPVIEGIVMPTFMPETC, translated from the coding sequence ATGTTCAAGATTCATTCCGCGAAACCGGAAGATGCGGCCGAGATCGCAGCGCTGATTCACTCCTCCACCAATTCCTGGTATCTGTCGCATGGCCGCGACAAGATCTTTCTCTGTCCGCCGGAGGATTGCGGGCTCTTCCCGGAAGTGTACGAAGACCTCGATCCTGGTTGCTGCCTGATCGCGCAAAGCGAAGCGAACGGGAAAATCATCGGATCATGTTTCTATCATCCCCGGAAGACGCATATCTCGCTGGGAATCATGAATGCGTCGAGCGAGTTCTCCGGCGCCGGAATCGCCAGCTCGCTATTGGACGATATTATCGGCATCGCCGACGATCGCGAACTGCCGCTGCGGCTGGTTTCGAGCGCGATGAATCTCGACTCGTTCTCGCTCTATAGTCGACGGTTCTTTCATCCGTATGCGGTCTACCAGGATATGTACTTCCGCGTTCCGTCAGGGGGCGGCCTGCATTTGATGGACCTGCCGGTGGAGCGAGTTCGGCCAGCGACGATGGATGACGTTGCGGCGATTGATCGATTGGAACTGGAGATCTGGCAGACGTCGCGCGAAGGGGATTGGCGGTACATGATCGAGAACGAGCGAGGCTATTGGCATTGCTCGGTCATCGAACGCAACGGCGAGATCACCGGCGCGATGGCTTCAATCGGGCATCCGGCCAGCAATATGATCGGCCCCGGCGTCGGCACGAGCTCGATCGAGATCGCCGCGCTGATCGTCGCCGAACTGAATCAATATCCGGGGAAGATGCCGGTGGCGCTGATCCCGAGCGACAATCCGAAGCTGGTCGCCATCATGTACGCGCTGGGAGGACGCAACTGCGAGTTGCATCTCGCCCAGGCGTATGATCGACCGCCGGTGATCGAAGGGATCGTGATGCCGACATTTATGCCGGAGACTTGCTAA
- a CDS encoding outer membrane protein assembly factor BamB family protein, producing MSRLLSLLLVFLLFSAAKAADNWPEFRGPNGDGVADSDNLPVDFSDPKVLKWKTAIHDRGWSSPVVWGDRVWVTTSTEDGTKQSVLALNRHTGEILIDRVVFTTKDPQEKEVSNSYASCTPAIEEGRIYVHFGSLGTACLDSETGATIWERRDLPCDHWRGPGSSPILDDKNLYVAYDGYDYQYAVALDKETGKTVWKRDRNIDYGTDNGDRKKAYSTAALFEHDGQRQLVMPSASDTVCYDPATGDELWRVKHGGMNAAPRPLYKHGLVYITGGDGDRKLFAMDPSARGQVPDSAIAWGLSKGAPYRPSQVILGDRMYMIEDKGIATCVDAKTGEKIWQERIGGNYRASLLAAGGNLYCFDEGGKITVFKASDKFELVAESSLPDGFQASPAVAGDSLYLRTTKDLYCFEK from the coding sequence ATGTCCCGCCTGCTCTCCCTTCTTTTGGTTTTCCTCCTCTTTTCCGCCGCAAAAGCAGCGGACAATTGGCCGGAATTCCGAGGTCCCAACGGAGACGGCGTCGCCGACAGCGACAATCTTCCCGTCGATTTTAGCGACCCCAAAGTACTGAAGTGGAAAACCGCAATCCACGATCGCGGCTGGTCCTCGCCGGTCGTCTGGGGAGACCGCGTCTGGGTCACCACTTCGACCGAAGATGGCACGAAACAATCGGTGTTGGCCCTCAATCGTCATACCGGCGAAATCCTGATCGACCGGGTCGTCTTTACGACCAAGGATCCGCAAGAGAAAGAAGTCTCGAACAGCTACGCCTCGTGCACGCCGGCGATCGAGGAAGGTCGCATCTACGTTCACTTCGGCAGCCTCGGGACCGCCTGTCTCGACAGCGAGACCGGCGCGACGATCTGGGAGCGACGCGACCTTCCCTGCGATCATTGGCGCGGCCCCGGCTCTTCGCCGATCCTCGACGACAAAAACCTCTACGTCGCCTATGACGGCTACGACTATCAGTACGCCGTGGCCCTCGACAAAGAGACCGGCAAGACCGTTTGGAAACGCGATCGCAATATCGACTACGGCACCGACAACGGCGACCGCAAGAAGGCCTACAGCACCGCCGCCCTGTTTGAACATGACGGGCAACGCCAGTTGGTGATGCCCAGCGCATCCGACACGGTCTGCTACGATCCGGCGACCGGCGACGAACTCTGGCGCGTCAAACATGGCGGCATGAACGCCGCTCCCCGTCCGCTGTACAAACACGGTCTGGTCTACATCACCGGCGGCGACGGCGATCGCAAGTTGTTCGCCATGGATCCGTCGGCTCGCGGGCAAGTTCCCGATAGCGCCATCGCTTGGGGTTTGTCGAAAGGCGCCCCCTATCGTCCTTCGCAGGTCATCTTGGGAGACCGGATGTACATGATCGAAGACAAGGGGATCGCGACTTGCGTCGACGCCAAAACCGGCGAAAAGATCTGGCAGGAACGGATCGGCGGCAACTACCGCGCTTCGCTGTTGGCGGCCGGCGGCAACCTCTACTGCTTCGACGAAGGGGGGAAGATCACCGTCTTCAAGGCGAGCGACAAGTTTGAGCTGGTCGCGGAGAGTTCGCTTCCCGACGGCTTTCAGGCATCGCCGGCCGTCGCGGGAGATTCGCTCTATCTCCGCACGACGAAAGACCTCTACTGCTTCGAGAAGTAA
- a CDS encoding HAD family hydrolase has product MVFDALIFDLDGTLADTMPAHYVAWRATMEKYGISFDEDRFYALGGRPSDKIVELLSEEQGIALDPHTVAIEKEEAFLLEIGNVAPIEATVELVYEYRGRIPMAVATGAMRYVADLILGHIGLSNHFDVCVTSEDTTRHKPHPDVFLEAAKRLGVEPEHCRVYEDADLGVEAARRAGMEVVDVRNFFTPRRITV; this is encoded by the coding sequence ATGGTCTTCGACGCTCTGATTTTCGACCTGGACGGAACCCTCGCGGATACGATGCCGGCGCACTATGTCGCCTGGCGTGCGACGATGGAAAAGTATGGCATTTCGTTCGATGAAGACCGTTTTTACGCTCTCGGGGGGCGTCCGAGCGATAAAATTGTCGAATTGCTCTCCGAAGAGCAGGGGATCGCACTCGACCCCCACACGGTCGCGATCGAGAAAGAAGAAGCGTTCCTGTTAGAAATCGGCAACGTCGCTCCAATCGAAGCGACGGTCGAACTGGTTTACGAATATCGGGGTCGCATTCCGATGGCGGTCGCCACCGGCGCGATGCGATATGTGGCCGATCTGATTTTGGGACATATCGGGCTCTCGAATCACTTTGACGTCTGCGTCACTTCGGAAGACACCACGCGGCACAAGCCGCATCCAGACGTCTTCCTGGAAGCGGCGAAGCGACTGGGAGTCGAACCGGAACATTGCCGCGTCTACGAAGACGCAGACCTGGGCGTCGAGGCGGCCCGTCGCGCTGGAATGGAAGTGGTCGACGTCCGCAACTTCTTCACTCCGCGGCGAATTACCGTTTGA
- a CDS encoding acyl-CoA thioesterase yields MAAIYEHEISVAAADIDMQGHVNNLVYLRWMQDAAVAHSVAENWGKRRYEELGCGWVVRAHSIEYFSPAFEGEELVVKTWLSEYFTASVLRQYEICRVSDGRMLAKAETKWVLIDMAKRTPRRIPDEILSAFQLLPRDEASV; encoded by the coding sequence GTGGCGGCAATCTACGAACATGAGATCTCGGTCGCGGCGGCCGACATCGACATGCAGGGGCACGTGAATAACCTGGTCTACCTGCGGTGGATGCAGGACGCCGCGGTCGCCCATTCGGTAGCCGAAAACTGGGGGAAGCGGCGGTACGAAGAGCTCGGCTGCGGTTGGGTGGTGCGCGCCCATTCGATTGAATATTTCTCGCCGGCCTTTGAAGGGGAAGAGCTGGTCGTGAAGACCTGGCTCTCCGAGTATTTCACCGCTTCGGTTTTGCGCCAGTACGAAATCTGCCGCGTCAGCGACGGCCGGATGTTGGCGAAAGCGGAGACGAAGTGGGTGCTGATCGATATGGCCAAACGGACCCCGCGGCGGATTCCGGACGAGATTCTAAGCGCCTTCCAGCTGTTACCACGGGACGAAGCGTCGGTATAA
- a CDS encoding HEAT repeat domain-containing protein translates to MTHALVVRPRLNRYFRPPLGKITEVKLIRRCSAALLLAATSLATPAVADVFVLNSGGRIEGELLSPAAETPQELHVRTSSGDMVLPADLVAEVIEKSPQLRNYEAILPQMPPDVEGNWKMAQWCATNQLPEQRERHLQNILAIDPNHEQARHALGYINRRGEWIITDQWFKDQGMIRHERKWMYPQDVAMAERAQKYDDATKEWRVKLRQYLLQMRRGGDKAAKVQAEIAAIQDPLATQPLIELLQDDKYVGMRETLIDALGNLVNGPSTLALTKVALEDPNASIRDRATIVLEKRPNDLAVAQLMSLLHSKDNTVVNRAASVLARLKHPAAIDSLIDTLVTSHQFKVTQGSSNPGETSASFGSGSSGGFSFGSSPPKIITQEMRNEAVLRALMETLQAAELNANFGYDEAQWKHWNANRQAPPTVDLRRDG, encoded by the coding sequence GTGACGCACGCTCTGGTTGTACGTCCTAGACTGAACCGGTACTTCCGTCCCCCTCTCGGCAAAATCACCGAAGTGAAGCTGATCCGCCGCTGCAGCGCCGCTCTATTATTGGCCGCGACTAGTCTCGCGACGCCGGCGGTAGCGGATGTCTTCGTCCTCAATTCGGGCGGCCGAATTGAAGGAGAATTGCTGAGCCCAGCGGCTGAGACTCCGCAAGAATTGCACGTTCGGACGTCGAGCGGCGACATGGTCTTGCCGGCCGACCTTGTGGCGGAAGTGATCGAGAAATCGCCTCAGCTGCGGAACTACGAAGCGATCTTGCCGCAGATGCCTCCGGACGTCGAAGGGAATTGGAAGATGGCGCAGTGGTGCGCTACCAACCAATTGCCGGAACAGCGCGAACGTCACCTACAGAACATCCTGGCGATCGATCCGAACCATGAGCAGGCGCGACACGCGCTGGGCTACATCAACCGCCGCGGCGAGTGGATCATCACCGACCAGTGGTTCAAAGACCAAGGAATGATTCGCCACGAGCGAAAGTGGATGTATCCGCAAGACGTGGCGATGGCCGAGCGAGCGCAAAAGTATGACGACGCCACGAAGGAGTGGCGCGTGAAGTTGCGACAGTACCTGTTGCAGATGCGCCGCGGCGGCGACAAGGCCGCGAAGGTGCAGGCCGAGATCGCTGCGATCCAAGATCCGCTGGCGACCCAACCGCTGATCGAACTCTTGCAGGACGATAAGTATGTGGGAATGCGGGAGACGTTGATCGACGCGCTTGGCAACCTGGTCAACGGACCGTCGACGCTCGCACTGACCAAGGTGGCGCTGGAAGATCCCAACGCTTCGATCCGCGATCGAGCGACCATTGTGCTGGAAAAGCGTCCCAACGATTTGGCGGTCGCGCAGCTGATGTCGCTGTTACACAGCAAAGACAACACGGTCGTCAATCGCGCCGCATCGGTGTTGGCTCGTCTGAAACATCCCGCCGCGATCGATTCGCTGATTGACACCCTGGTGACGTCGCACCAGTTCAAGGTGACGCAAGGATCATCCAATCCGGGCGAAACCTCCGCTTCGTTCGGCAGCGGCAGCAGCGGCGGGTTCTCATTCGGTTCCTCTCCGCCGAAGATCATCACGCAAGAGATGCGAAACGAAGCGGTGCTGCGGGCGCTGATGGAAACGCTGCAAGCGGCGGAACTGAACGCGAACTTCGGTTATGACGAAGCGCAGTGGAAACATTGGAACGCCAATCGTCAGGCGCCGCCGACGGTGGATCTTCGCCGCGACGGCTAG